Proteins from one Planctomycetota bacterium genomic window:
- a CDS encoding bifunctional acetate--CoA ligase family protein/GNAT family N-acetyltransferase, whose translation MTTTADPASRLDKSRDVLRATRHPLDAIFRPASVAVVGATESRGAVGRTLMQNLISSPFGGTVYPVNPKRASVLGVRAYPSVGDLPEVPELVVVATPAKTVPAIVKDCGERGVRGMIVISAGFKETGLEGVELERQVLSAAREHRIRLVGPNCLGVMNPTTGLNATFSKGVARPGNVAFISQSGALCTAVLDWSHRENVGFSAFVSTGSMLDVGFGDLIDYLGNDPRTRSILVYMETVGDARRFLSAAREVALSKPIICIKPGRSEAAAKAAASHTGSLVGSDDVLDAAFRRVGVLRVNQISDLFHMAEVLAKQPVPKGPRMTIVTNAGGPAVIATDALVQNGARLADVGDEAMDKLNEFLPPAWSHNNPIDVLGDAPADRYAKTLELAAEDPESDGLLVVLTPQDMTEPTETAELLLKHVKGKDRGGKGGVGIGGTKPLLASWMGGPFVQGGVEVLNRMGVPTFDYPDTAARMFAYMHRYANNLLSLYETPQGTGDDEKDARQRAEAIIDEARNEGRGTLTEEESKRLLSAYDIPTVETVVATSTDAAAQAADRIGYPVVVKLHSKTITHKTDVGGVQLNLPDADAVRDAFTTMQSNVDKNDFLGVTVQPMVRMSEAYELILGSSPDPQFGPTLLFGSGGTLVEVFKDKAVGLPPLTTTFARRMMERTKIAEALKGVRGRRAVDIAGLEKLLVRFSRLVAELRFVKEIDINPLLASPDGLVALDARVIVYPAEVKRSEITPPAIRPYPTRYVNTWSASDGTSYTVRPIKPEDEPLMVQFHEELSEESVRMRYFELLRLDQRTAHERLTRICFNDYSREIALVAVDATGKAAGVGRLSKVPGFAEAEFAVTVTDPHQGRGLGTKLLGDLLNVAKVEGWSTVVGIISPANGSMLKVAKNLGFSLENDEEEGVMRATYVA comes from the coding sequence ATGACCACGACCGCCGACCCGGCCAGCCGTCTGGACAAGAGCCGCGACGTCCTCCGCGCGACGCGTCACCCGCTCGATGCCATCTTCCGCCCCGCCAGCGTGGCCGTCGTCGGCGCGACCGAGAGCCGCGGTGCCGTCGGCCGAACGCTGATGCAGAACCTCATCAGCTCGCCCTTCGGCGGGACGGTCTACCCGGTCAACCCGAAGCGTGCGAGCGTCCTGGGCGTCCGGGCGTACCCGAGCGTGGGCGACCTGCCGGAGGTGCCGGAGCTGGTCGTCGTCGCCACGCCCGCCAAGACCGTGCCGGCCATCGTCAAGGACTGCGGCGAGCGCGGCGTCCGGGGCATGATCGTCATCTCTGCGGGCTTCAAGGAGACCGGCCTTGAAGGCGTCGAGCTGGAGCGGCAGGTGCTTTCGGCCGCTCGCGAGCACCGCATCCGTCTCGTCGGGCCCAACTGCCTGGGCGTGATGAACCCGACGACGGGCCTCAACGCGACCTTCAGCAAAGGCGTCGCCCGGCCGGGCAACGTGGCGTTCATCAGCCAATCCGGCGCGCTCTGCACGGCCGTTTTGGACTGGTCGCACCGAGAAAATGTCGGTTTCTCCGCCTTCGTCTCGACTGGCTCCATGCTCGACGTCGGCTTCGGCGACCTCATCGATTACCTCGGCAACGATCCGCGGACGCGCAGCATCCTCGTCTACATGGAAACCGTCGGCGACGCCCGGCGCTTCCTCTCGGCCGCACGCGAAGTCGCTCTGAGCAAGCCGATCATCTGCATCAAGCCCGGCCGCTCTGAGGCCGCGGCCAAGGCGGCGGCGAGTCACACCGGTTCACTCGTCGGCAGCGACGACGTGCTCGACGCCGCCTTCCGACGCGTCGGCGTGCTACGGGTGAATCAGATCAGCGACCTGTTCCATATGGCCGAGGTTCTGGCGAAGCAGCCGGTGCCGAAGGGCCCGCGCATGACGATCGTCACCAACGCCGGCGGCCCGGCCGTCATCGCGACCGATGCACTCGTCCAGAACGGCGCCCGGTTGGCCGACGTCGGCGACGAGGCGATGGACAAGCTCAACGAGTTCCTGCCGCCGGCGTGGAGCCACAACAACCCGATCGACGTCCTCGGCGACGCCCCGGCCGATCGGTACGCCAAAACCCTCGAACTCGCGGCTGAAGACCCGGAGTCCGACGGCCTGCTCGTGGTCCTCACGCCGCAGGACATGACCGAGCCGACCGAGACGGCCGAGCTGTTGCTCAAGCACGTCAAAGGCAAGGACCGAGGCGGCAAGGGTGGCGTCGGCATCGGCGGGACCAAGCCGCTCTTGGCCAGCTGGATGGGCGGGCCGTTCGTCCAGGGCGGCGTCGAGGTGCTCAACCGGATGGGCGTCCCGACCTTCGACTACCCCGACACGGCTGCACGCATGTTCGCGTACATGCACCGCTACGCGAACAACCTGCTGTCGCTCTACGAGACGCCCCAAGGCACCGGCGACGACGAGAAGGACGCACGACAGCGGGCCGAGGCGATCATCGACGAAGCCCGGAACGAAGGCCGCGGAACGCTCACGGAAGAGGAGAGCAAGCGACTGCTGTCGGCGTACGACATTCCCACCGTCGAAACCGTGGTCGCGACCAGCACCGACGCCGCAGCGCAAGCCGCGGATCGCATCGGCTACCCCGTCGTCGTCAAGCTCCACAGCAAGACGATCACCCACAAGACCGACGTCGGCGGCGTGCAGCTCAACCTGCCCGATGCCGACGCCGTCCGCGACGCGTTCACGACGATGCAGTCGAACGTCGACAAGAACGACTTCCTCGGCGTGACGGTCCAGCCGATGGTCAGAATGAGCGAGGCATACGAGCTCATCCTCGGCTCCAGCCCCGACCCGCAGTTCGGTCCGACGCTGCTCTTTGGAAGTGGTGGGACGCTGGTCGAGGTCTTCAAGGACAAGGCCGTCGGGCTGCCGCCGCTGACGACGACGTTCGCGCGTCGCATGATGGAGCGGACCAAGATCGCCGAGGCCCTGAAGGGCGTCCGCGGCCGACGTGCGGTCGACATCGCTGGCTTGGAAAAGCTCCTCGTCCGGTTCAGCCGGCTGGTCGCAGAGCTGCGATTCGTGAAGGAAATCGACATCAACCCGCTGCTGGCCTCGCCCGACGGGCTGGTCGCACTCGACGCCCGCGTCATCGTCTACCCGGCGGAGGTGAAGCGCAGCGAGATCACGCCGCCCGCGATCCGGCCGTATCCGACGCGCTACGTCAACACGTGGTCGGCCAGCGATGGGACGAGCTACACCGTCCGCCCGATCAAGCCGGAGGATGAGCCGCTGATGGTGCAGTTCCACGAGGAGCTGAGCGAAGAGTCGGTCCGCATGCGGTACTTCGAGCTGCTCCGCCTCGACCAGCGGACGGCCCACGAGCGGCTGACGCGAATCTGCTTCAACGACTACAGCCGCGAAATCGCCCTGGTCGCCGTCGACGCGACTG
- a CDS encoding anti-sigma factor — protein sequence MPDTQPPPTLDEAVATDETVVEAWCAIETSPLPASLRARLEQDADAFLNPPSTIGDDAPEPLRLPWVTATGWLAAAAAVVVATTLWLNRPAASPVAPTMAMLLEDADTVTSTLAVSNDDFAEASAEAIWNDGEQTGFLRLSNLPPAPEGEVYQIWVVDADRPDEAGVNRVDGGLFVMPEDGAATVAIAPKLPVGRAVGFAITREPAGGSVVSALGDRLILIGGVG from the coding sequence ATGCCTGACACGCAACCACCTCCAACGCTCGACGAAGCGGTCGCGACCGACGAGACGGTCGTCGAGGCATGGTGTGCGATCGAGACGTCGCCACTGCCGGCATCGCTGCGGGCTCGGCTCGAACAAGATGCCGACGCGTTTCTGAATCCGCCTTCCACAATCGGAGACGACGCCCCCGAGCCGCTGCGTCTCCCGTGGGTGACGGCTACCGGTTGGCTCGCTGCCGCCGCCGCGGTGGTTGTAGCGACGACGCTCTGGCTCAATCGCCCTGCCGCTAGTCCGGTGGCTCCGACGATGGCGATGTTGCTCGAAGACGCCGACACGGTGACGTCGACGCTCGCGGTGTCGAATGACGACTTCGCCGAAGCCTCAGCCGAGGCGATTTGGAACGATGGCGAACAGACCGGCTTCCTTCGCCTGTCGAACCTTCCGCCCGCACCCGAGGGCGAGGTCTACCAGATCTGGGTCGTCGACGCCGACCGCCCCGACGAGGCTGGCGTGAACCGCGTCGACGGCGGGCTGTTCGTCATGCCCGAAGACGGCGCGGCGACGGTGGCCATCGCCCCGAAACTCCCCGTCGGTCGGGCCGTCGGCTTCGCCATCACCCGCGAGCCCGCCGGCGGCAGCGTGGTCAGCGCACTCGGCGATCGCCTGATCCTCATCGGCGGCGTGGGCTGA
- a CDS encoding sigma-70 family RNA polymerase sigma factor: MTQTAAPDLAPSPSPVLPRVAAGDPAAVSTCLDRYGPLVWSVAKRACASDADAEDVTQETFMSLWRDAARFDPDKGNEAAFVTTVARRRLADQLRRTGKPCGPIVQDVVAPTESESDDQAKQAIDAMNELSDDQRRVIDMSVFGGLTYREVAERAGMPLSTVKSHARRGLDALRGVLTRRADAARVRRETFRSQRGVSDA; this comes from the coding sequence ATGACGCAGACCGCCGCACCAGACCTTGCTCCTTCGCCGTCGCCGGTGTTGCCCCGCGTTGCCGCGGGCGACCCGGCGGCGGTTTCGACGTGCCTGGATCGCTACGGCCCGCTCGTCTGGTCCGTCGCCAAACGCGCGTGTGCCAGCGACGCTGATGCCGAGGATGTCACCCAGGAGACATTCATGAGCCTCTGGCGTGATGCCGCTCGCTTCGACCCAGACAAGGGCAACGAGGCCGCCTTCGTGACCACCGTCGCCCGTCGACGCCTGGCCGATCAACTGCGTCGCACCGGCAAGCCGTGTGGCCCGATCGTCCAAGACGTCGTCGCCCCGACCGAGTCGGAGTCCGACGACCAAGCCAAGCAAGCGATCGATGCAATGAACGAACTTTCAGATGACCAACGTCGTGTCATCGATATGAGCGTCTTCGGCGGGCTGACGTACCGCGAAGTCGCAGAACGGGCCGGGATGCCGCTGTCCACGGTCAAGTCGCACGCCCGTCGCGGCCTGGATGCCCTTCGCGGCGTCCTCACACGCCGGGCCGACGCAGCACGAGTGCGGAGAGAGACCTTCCGCTCCCAAAGAGGAGTTTCCGATGCCTGA